From the Lolium rigidum isolate FL_2022 chromosome 2, APGP_CSIRO_Lrig_0.1, whole genome shotgun sequence genome, one window contains:
- the LOC124692686 gene encoding uncharacterized protein LOC124692686 isoform X1, whose amino-acid sequence MDLRSVERVRKRKNEDEEFMFVILPALYFHLTWQNQRQQRHLSFVYGKEHVRELLGGHLKNCLAAFRMEPNIFMWLASYLREEGLILDSRIKVEEKLAFFLYMLSHNASYEKMQLEFKHSGWSFSKYVTEFFDIIPTLTTRIVKPLNLYETHPRIATDRRFFPYFQNCIGAIDGSHVPVTRTPSRASPWRNRKGTLSQNSMFTCDFDLNVTYISCGWEGSASDARVLNSAIQRGFTVPAGKFYLVDGGYGNTQFFLAPYRGVRYHLKEFGRGRRRPQNYMELFNHRHAVLRNCIERLLGILKKRFPILKVGTFHKIWNQVRIPAAAAIFHNIIRQHNGDEDWLEDQEDNINPENFVDLPDGDDEVQQEDVVQLPGNHVLGNNLRDQIAMQMWNDYQAGNNANVE is encoded by the exons ATGGACTTGCGGAGTGTAGAACGTGTTAGGAAGAGGAAAAACGAAGATGAAGAGTTTATGTTTGTCATTTTGCCTGCATTGTACTTCCACTTGACATGGCAAAATCAAAGACAGCAAAGACACCTTTCGTTTGTATATGGCAAGGAGCATGTCAGAGAATTGCTTGGAGGACACCTCAAGAACTGCTTAGCTGCCTTTAGGATGGAGCCGAACATTTTCATGTGGTTGGCATCATATCTTAGAGAGGAGGGATTGATTTTAGATTCTAGGATCAAGGTGGAAGAGAAGCTCGCGTTTTTCTTGTACATGCTCTCCCACAATGCTTCATATGAAAAAATGCAATTAGAGTTTAAGCATAGTGGTTGGAGTTTCAGCAAGTATGTCACGGAGTTTTTCGATATTattccaaccttgacaacaagaaTCGTCAAGCCTCTCAATCTCTATGAAACTCATCCAAGGATAGCTACAGACCGCCGCTTCTTCCCATACTTCCAG AATTGCATTGGTGCTATCGATGGGTCCCATGTGCCAGTTACAAGAACACCTAGCCGTGCTTCTCCATGGAGAAATAGAAAAGGCACCCTCAGCCAGAATTCAATGTTCACATGTGACTTTGACCTCAATGTAACCTATATTTCCTGCGGCTGGGAAGGGTCGGCTAGTGATGCTAGGGTGCTGAATTCTGCCATTCAAAGAGGTTTCACTGTCCCTGCTGGAAAATTTTATCTAGTTGATGGTGGCTATGGCAACACCCAATTCTTTCTTGCACCTTACCGAGGGGTTAGGTACCATCTGAAGGAATTTGGACGTGGTCGTCGGCGTCCACAAAACTATATGGAGTTGTTTAACCATCGCCATGCTGTCCTTAGAAACTGTATTGAGAGGCTTTTGGGAATTCTGAAAAAACGTTTTCCTATCCTTAAAGTTGGTACATTCCACAAAATATGGAATCAAGTTAGGATACCAGCCGCTGCAGCCATATTCCACAATATCATCAGACAACACAATGGTGATGAAGACTGGCTTGAAGACCAAGAGGATAACATAAACCCAGAAAATTTTGTGGATCTCCCTGACGGTGATGATGAGGTACAACAGGAAGATGTTGTACAGCTCCCGGGCAACCACGTGTTAGGCAACAATTTGAGGGATCAGATCGCTATGCAAATGTGGAATGACTACCAAGCAGGAAACAATGCAAATGTGGAATAG
- the LOC124692686 gene encoding uncharacterized protein LOC124692686 isoform X2 — METKGSNTVQSSSSTVCKKRKSPKQGKKKSPKQRKMKSPQGAKPRAQWNILLEKSLVEILHEHDTPYHRGQNGWSGESWSAMVDMFHRRNPHVRFDKSQVHDKEKELKRDYRMLKDALGQSGVGWNESKFMLDAEPHLWDNLAISFGPRILKFKKKPFPLYETLANLYHKHTAEGNFNFTSTADQKPHMDIETDSDDDDENRDADFEILEQPHVEHVQDNQVNQRQVGLEAGLEHVLATQTQASVTSVEANQRNGAGPSTNKPRKRKSSPKMKPKSTGDALVGVIDRFVNIKEKEVNNEAAQQFTISKCIAALRTLEGFDPAKKPKAFVVFKSVDNREIFLSSVEDNDGSALAWLNGEMAMLP, encoded by the exons ATGGAAACAAAAGGGTCCAACACGGTTCAGTCCAGCTCCAGCACGGTgtgtaagaaaaggaaatctcctAAGCAAGGGAAAAAGAAGTCTCCTAAGCAAAGAAAAATGAAATCTCCACAAG GTGCAAAGCCAAGAGCACAATGGAATATTTTGCTTGAGAAGTCACTTGTTGAGATACTCCATGAGCATGACACTCCGTATCATAGAGGCCAGAATGGTTGGAGCGGTGAATCATGGTCAGCAATGGTGGATATGTTCCACCGACGAAATCCACATGTGAGGTTTGACAAGTCCCAGGTTCATGACAAGGAGAAGGAGCTCAAAAGGGATTATAGAATGCTGAAAGATGCCCTTGGGCAAAGTGGAGTTGGGTGGAATGAGAGCAAGTTCATGTTGGATGCTGAACCTCATCTATGGGATAATCTGGCAATT TCATTTGGTCCAAGAATCTTGAAGTTTAAGAAAAAGCCCTTTCCTCTTTATGAGACACTTGCAAATCTCTACCATA AACACACCGCTGAGGGAAACTTCAACTTTACCTCTACCGCTGACCAAAAACCACACATGGATATCGAAACTgattctgatgatgatgatgaaaataGGGATGCTGATTTCGAGATCTTAGAGCAACCACATGTGGAGCATGTACAGGATAATCAGGTCAACCAAAGACAGGTTGGGTTGGAGGCTGGGTTGGAGCATGTACTGGCTACTCAAACACAAGCTAGTGTGACAAGTGTAGAGGCGAATCAAAGAAATGGTGCTGGTCCCTCAACAAACAAGCCAAGAAAACGCAAGAGCAGCCCCAAGATGAAACCTAAGAGTACCGGAGATGCATTAGTTGGAGTCATTGAccggtttgtcaacatcaaagagaaAGAAGTCAACAATGAAGCTGCTCAACAATTCACCATAAGCAAATGCATCGCTGCCTTGAGAACCTTGGAAGGTTTTGATCCTGCTAAAAAACCAAAAGCCTTTGTGGTCTTCAAAAGTGTCGATAATCGCGAGATATTTCTCAGCTCCGTCGAGGATAATGATGGCAGTGCACTAGCTTGGCTTAATGGTGAGATGGCCATGTTACCATGA
- the LOC124690365 gene encoding leucine-rich repeat receptor-like protein FASCIATED EAR2, translated as MPPLLALFLLLLAAAAPRPAASASTDRAALLAFRAALPPPSRAALSSWHGPLSASWLGVSLHPPAAAAGPPSVAALALPGLNLTGPLPSPPLSLLRRLHELDLSANALSGSLPCTLPRSLLTLDLSRNALSGAVPTCLPASLQSLRALNLSANSLRAPLSPWFSFSAHLTTLDLSRNALSGAIPPLIIADATTSGLLLLDLSHNRFSGEIPAGLTALRTLQGLFLAGNRLSGEIPCGIGNLTYLQALDLSNNRLSGAVPAGLAGCFQLLYLRLGGNRLSGALRPELDALDSLKVLDLSDNRISGDIPLPLAGCRSLEVVILSGNQIAGELSGAVAKWQSLRSLSLAHNQLSGQLPDWMFSFPLLQWLDLSGNRFEGFIPDGGFNASSVLNGAGGVPQGIPSGGVISPQLFVSASVDATGQQLELGYDLRAAPGIDLSTNMLRGEIPEGLVAMKGLEYLNLSCNYLAGQIPAGLGGMGRLRTLDFSHNGLSGEVPPAIAAMTELEALNLSYNSLSGPMPTTGGLRKFPGALAGNPGICNGEGCAADAGTTEGEMSGGNRHGWLGGWHGEDGWVSPGAFCISTMTSFFVSLVTLLSSPKARSFVFRPVRIEY; from the coding sequence atgccgcccctCCTCGCCCTCTTCCTcctgctcctcgccgccgccgcgccgcgccccgCGGCATCCGCCTCCACCGACCGCGCGGCGCTCCTCGCCTTCCGCGCGGCCCTCCcgccgccctcccgcgccgcGCTCTCCTCCTGGCACGGCCCGCTCTCCGCGTCCTGGCTCGGCGTCTCGCTCCACCcacccgccgcagccgccggcCCGCCCTCCGTCGCGGCGCTCGCTCTCCCGGGCCTCAACCTCACCGGCCCGCTCCCATCCCCGCCGCtctccctcctgcgccgcctccacgAGCTCGACCTCTCCGCCAACGCCCTCTCCGGCTCGCTCCCCTGCACGCTCCCGCGCTCGCTCCTCACCCtcgacctctcccgcaacgcgctCTCGGGGGCCGTCCCGACCTGCCTCCCGGCCTCGCTCCAGTCCCTCCGCGCCCTCAACCTCTCCGCCAACTCCCTCCGCGCCCCGCTCTCCCCGTGGTTCTCCTTCTCCGCACACCTCACCACCCtcgacctctcccgcaacgccctCTCCGGCGCCATCCCTCCCCTCATCATCGCCGACGCCACCACATCCGGCCTCCTCCTGCTCGACCTCTCCCACAACCGCTTCTCCGGCGAGATCCCCGCGGGCTTAACCGCGCTACGCACCCTGCAGGGCCTCTTCCTCGCGGGCAACCGCCTCTCGGGTGAGATCCCGTGCGGGATCGGGAACCTCACCTACCTGCAGGCGCTGGATCTGTCCAACAACCGGCTCTCCGGCGCGGTGCCCGCGGGGCTCGCCGGCTGCTTCCAGCTCCTGTACCTGCGCCTCGGGGGCAACCGGCTCTCCGGGGCGCTGCGGCCGGAGCTCGACGCGCTCGACAGCCTCAAGGTGCTGGATTTGTCCGACAACCGGATATCCGGCGACATCCCGCTGCCGCTGGCTGGGTGCCGGTCTCTCGAGGTCGTCATCTTGTCGGGAAACCAGATCGCCGGGGAGCTCAGCGGGGCTGTGGCGAAGTGGCAGAGCCTGCGGTCCCTGTCGCTGGCGCATAACCAGCTCTCCGGCCAGCTCCCGGACTGGATGTTCTCCTTCCCGCTTCTCCAGTGGCTTGATTTGTCTGGCAACAGGTTTGAGGGCTTCATCCCTGATGGCGGTTTCAATGCGAGCTCAGTGCTTAATGGCGCAGGAGGTGTTCCTCAGGGGATTCCATCGGGTGGTGTGATTTCACCTCAGTTGTTTGTGTCAGCCTCTGTAGATGCCACGGGCCAGCAGCTGGAGCTGGGTTATGATCTTCGGGCAGCTCCTGGGATTGATTTGTCCACAAACATGCTCCGTGGAGAGATACCTGAAGGGCTGGTTGCAATGAAGGGACTGGAGTATTTGAACCTCTCTTGCAATTACTTAGCTGGGCAGATCCCTGCAGGTCTTGGGGGGATGGGGAGGCTGCGGACGCTGGACTTCTCACACAATGGGCTGTCAGGGGAGGTGCCTCCTGCAATTGCTGCCATGACCGAGCTCGAGGCGCTTAACCTCTCTTACAATAGCCTATCTGGGCCTATGCCGACAACCGGTGGGCTGCGGAAATTCCCAGGAGCACTGGCAGGAAACCCTGGAATATGCAATGGGGAAGGGTGCGCTGCAGATGCAGGAACGACGGAAGGGGAAATGTCAGGTGGTAATCGTCATGGCTGGCTCGGTGGCTGGCATGGAGAGGATGGATGGGTGTCACCTGGGGCATTCTGTATCAGCACGATGACCAGCTTCTTTGTCTCGTTGGTAACCTTGCTATCCTCCCCCAAGGCTAGGAGCTTCGTGTTTCGGCCTGTGAGGATAGAGTATTAA